In Candidatus Alcyoniella australis, one genomic interval encodes:
- a CDS encoding methyltransferase domain-containing protein — protein sequence MNTIKRLLDKPEFPRSMKYDPLWMLENQMGPNVIWITEWLCEQLSIDKEMRVLDLGCGKAISSIFLAKEFETRVWAADLWISPDNNWRRAANAGVADRICPVRVESHNLPFAAGFFDVVVSLNAYHFFGTDALYLNYLSRFVRKGGLLGIVVPGLTRAIGRDVPEHLTKPQSNGKVFWGPECLSIQTVDWWRELWERSGKVQNVRAELLPNGWQHWRDFEQAMEQAGVNAFPVNVEVLDRDQGRYLGLVSVTAQRNETDTMNLYDPVAVNRGTPY from the coding sequence ATGAACACAATCAAACGGTTACTCGACAAGCCCGAATTTCCGCGTTCAATGAAATATGATCCGCTGTGGATGCTTGAAAACCAAATGGGGCCAAACGTGATTTGGATTACTGAATGGTTGTGCGAGCAATTGTCTATCGACAAGGAAATGAGGGTGCTCGACCTGGGGTGCGGCAAGGCGATCTCAAGCATTTTTTTAGCGAAAGAGTTCGAAACTCGTGTCTGGGCGGCCGATCTATGGATTAGCCCTGATAACAACTGGCGACGGGCGGCCAATGCGGGTGTAGCCGACCGGATTTGCCCGGTGCGGGTCGAAAGCCACAACCTTCCATTCGCGGCTGGTTTTTTTGATGTTGTGGTTTCTTTAAACGCTTATCATTTTTTTGGCACTGACGCTTTATATTTGAACTATTTGAGCCGCTTTGTGCGGAAAGGGGGGCTGCTCGGTATTGTGGTACCTGGACTGACGCGGGCGATCGGGAGAGACGTGCCCGAGCATTTAACTAAGCCGCAATCGAACGGGAAGGTATTTTGGGGACCCGAGTGCCTCAGCATTCAGACAGTTGACTGGTGGCGCGAACTATGGGAAAGGAGCGGTAAGGTTCAGAATGTCCGAGCAGAACTGCTGCCCAACGGTTGGCAGCACTGGCGTGATTTCGAGCAGGCGATGGAACAGGCTGGGGTAAATGCTTTTCCTGTCAACGTCGAGGTGCTGGACCGAGATCAAGGGCGGTATCTTGGTTTAGTGAGCGTAACGGCCCAGCGTAACGAAACTGATACTATGAACCTATATGATCCCGTGGCGGTTAATCGGGGAACACCATACTAA